In the genome of Manis javanica isolate MJ-LG chromosome 17, MJ_LKY, whole genome shotgun sequence, one region contains:
- the LOC108399054 gene encoding uncharacterized protein, with translation MAVRCRAQGSVTFDDVAVYFSWEEWRLLDGAQRHLYHHVMLENFGLISSLGCCCRAEDAEAHFEQSICVQQSKARIPKAAPSSRKTHPCEMCGPVLRDIFHFADQGTQHNQKLLRCGACAKRFYFSMNLQRDQERHMKEKPFGDTEEGPLSVISCGFPKSGKPFTYGEVEKDFPTSLGHLQQQASDSGEKPNGITQGGAALQNRKSQYIYGECKKTFNPTDTLFRGQDIPTGKQCFVCSECGKTFRDKSSLIVHHRVHTGKGHQEYGECERSIRQSLTLSQHEKIHSGPRQYKCSKCGKSLSHKSVLIHTQKWHSGENSYMCSDCKESVSHSSVFIPHRKVQTEKGSYKCSDCAEFFTSVSALHYHQRSHTGERPYYKCSGCGKSFISRSDLFYHQRVHTGERPHECSKCGKSFTRRNSLIIHLRTHSGERPYECSECDKSFISRSSLRYHQRSHTGERPYECTVCGKCFIFRYEFEIHKRVHSGEKPFECTECGKSFIRRNTLILHQRIHSGERPYKCSECGKSFLQLSSFIQHKRVHTGERPYVCTECGKSFVCSSTLWVHQRVHAGKRPYKCSECGKCFPYSSSLRYHHRVHTVQRPHDCSECGKSFRHKSYLSLHQKIHNRERSYECSTCGRSFTSSSGLACHQRVHRGESPFHCKECGKFFNRRYSLIQHQRIHTGERPYVCSECGKSFARSATLSCHRRGHAGNRPYECSECGKRLTSPYNLRYHQRVHKGERPYACDKCGKSFISTSKLHYHQRVHIGEKPFECIRCGKSFNGKSQFRHHQRSHAGEKLHVCTECGKSFAHSSSLRYHHKMHSGEWPYECSECGKSFGKRSKLSEHQRGHTGERPYVCSECGKSFALNSSFRYHHKLHSGERPFECSQCGKSFRNKTTLTLHQRCHTGERPYDCSECGKSFRFKSAFTVHQRIHTGERPYKCSECGKSFIAKSPFTLHQRIHSGERPYECSECGKSFSSKSALTVHQRCHTGEKPYDCQECGKSFIRKYTLSQHQKVHNGENP, from the coding sequence GTTGCTGCTGTAGAGCAGAGGATGCAGAGGCACACTTTGAACAGAGCATTTGTGTACAACAGTCAAAGGCCAGGATTCCCAAGGCAGCTCCATCTTCCCGGAAGACCCACCCCTGTGAGATGTGTGGTCCTGTCTTGAGAGACATTTTCCACTTTGCTGACCAGGGAACACAACACAATCAGAAACTGTTGAGGTGTGGGGCATGTGCAAAGCGATTTTATTTCAGTATGAACTTGCAAAGGGACCAGGAGCGGCATATGAAAGAGAAACCCTTCGGAGACACTGAGGAAGGGCCCTTGTCTGTGATTAGCTGTGGATTTCCTAAGTCAGGGAAGCCTTTTACCTATGGAGAGGTGGAGAAGGACTTCCCAACCAGCTTGGGACATCTGCAACAACAGGCCAGTGATTCTGGGGAGAAGCCAAATGGAATCACCCAGGGTGGGGCTGCTTTACAGAACAGGAAAAGTCAATACATCTATGGAGAATGCAAGAAAACCTTCAACCCCACAGATACACTCTTTCGAGGCCAGGATATCCCCACTGGAAAACAGTGTTTTGtttgcagtgaatgtgggaaaacATTCAGGGACAAATCCTCATTGATTGTGCACCACAGAGTGCACACTGGAAAAGGCCATCAAGAGTATGGTGAGTGTGAAAGATCCATTAGGCAAAGCTTAACCCTCAGTCAACATGAAAAGATTCATTCTGGGCCCAGGCAATACAAGTGCAGCAAATGTGGGAAATCCTTAAGCCACAAATCTGTCCTCATTCATACCCAGAAATGGCACAGTGGAGAAAACAGTTATATGTGTAGTGACTGTAAGGAATCGGTTAGCCATAGCTCAGTGTTCATTCCACATAGGAAAGTTCAAACTGAGAAAGGGTCTTACAAATGTAGTGACTGTGCAGAATTtttcacctctgtctctgccctccaTTATCATCAAAGATCTCACACAGGAGAAAGGCCTTATTATAAGTGCAGTGGTTGTGGGAAGTCTTTTATCTCTAGGTCTGACCTCTTTTATCATCagagagttcacactggagaaaggccccATGAGTGTAGTAAGTGTGGGAAGTCTTTTACCCGAAGAAATAGCCTCATTATACACCTAAGAACTCACTCAGGAGAAAGACCATATGAGTGTAGTGAATGTGATAAATCTTTTATTTCTCGCTCCAGCCTCCGTTATCATCAGAGAAGTCATACAGGAGAAAGGCCTTATGAATGCACTGTATGtgggaaatgttttatttttaggtatgaATTTGAAATTCATAAGAGAGTGCATTCAGGAGAGAAACCTTTTGAGTGCACTGAATGTGGGAAATCATTCATCAGAAGAAATACCCTCATTTTACACCAGAGAATTCACTCAGGGGAAAGACCTTATAAGTGTAGTGAATGTGGGAAGTCCTTTCTTCAATTGtcatcattcattcagcacaAGAGAGTTCACACAGGAGAAAGGCCTTATGTGTGCACTGAATGTGGAAAATCTTTTGTCTGTAGCTCCACCCTCTGGGTCCATCAGAGAGTTCATGCAGGGAAAAGACCTTACaaatgcagtgaatgtgggaagtGTTTTCCCTATAGTTCCAGCCTCCGTTATCATCACAGAGTGCACACTGTACAAAGGCCACATGACtgtagtgaatgtgggaaatcatttCGCCATAAATCCTACCTGTCATTGCACCAGAAAATTCATAATAGGGAAAGATCTTATGAGTGTAGTACCTGTGGGAGATCTTTTACCTCTTCCTCTGGgcttgcttgtcatcagagagtTCACAGGGGAGAAAGTCCTTTTCACTGCAAAGAATGTGGGAAATTTTTTAATAGAAGGTACTCCCTGAttcaacatcagagaattcacacaGGAGAAAGACCTTACgtgtgcagtgaatgtgggaaatctttTGCCAGGAGTGCCACCCTCTCTTGTCATCGTAGAGGTCATGCAGGGAATAGACCTTATGAATGCAGTGAATGTGGAAAGCGTCTTACCTCTCCTTACAATCTTCGTTATCATCAGAGAGTTCACAAGGGAGAGAGACCTTATGCCTGTGATAAGTGTGGGAAGTCTTTTATCTCTACGTCCAAACTCCATTATCACCAGAGAGTTCACATTGGAGAAAAGCCTTTTGAGTGCATCAGATGTGGAAAATCCTTTAATGGTAAATCTCAATTCAGGCACCACCAGAGAAGTCATGCTGGAGAAAAGCTTCATGTGTGCACTGAATGTGGGAAATCTTTTGCCCATAGTTCCAGTCTCCGTTATCATCATAAAATGCACAGTGGAGAGTGGCCTTATgagtgcagtgaatgtgggaaatccttTGGGAAAAGATCCAAATTGAGTGAACACCAGAGAGGTCACACTGGGGAAAGGCCTTATgtgtgcagtgaatgtgggaaatctttTGCCCTTAATTCCAGTTTCAGGTATCATCACAAACTGCACAGTGGAGAAAGGCCTTTTGAGTGCAGTCAATGTGGGAAATCctttagaaataaaacaacattGACTCTACACCAGAGAtgtcacactggagaaaggccttacGACTGCAGTGAATGTGGCAAATCCTTTAGGTTTAAATCAGCATTCACTGtacatcagagaattcacactGGGGAAAGGCCTTACaagtgcagtgaatgtgggaaatccttTATTGCTAAATCACCGTTCACTCTACACCAGAGAATTCACAgtggagaaaggccttatgagtgcagtgaatgtgggaaatccttTAGTTCTAAATCAGCACTCACTGTACACCAGAGATGTCACACTGGAGAAAAGCCTTATGACTGCCAAGAATGTGGGAAATCTTTTATACGGAAATATACCCTTTCTCAACATCAAAAAGTTCATAATGGAGAAAATCCTTAG